Proteins from one Erpetoichthys calabaricus chromosome 11, fErpCal1.3, whole genome shotgun sequence genomic window:
- the opn1sw2 gene encoding opsin-1, short-wave-sensitive 2, with protein MHKKWKGSQEQELPEDFYIPIPLETSNITLLSPFLVPQVHLASSGVFMSMAAFMFFLVITGLPINLLTVVCTFKYKKLRSHLNYILVNLAVANLLVVSVGSTTAFYSFFRMFFSLGATACKIEGFVATVGGMVSLWSLAVIAFERFLVICKPVGNFTFKSSHAIMGCVFTWIMALIASAPPLFGWSRYIPEGLQCSCGPDWYTTNNKYNNESYVMFLFCFCFGVPFTTIVFCYTKLLLTLRSVAKSQEQSATTQKAEREVTKMVVVMVLGFLVCWLPYASFSLWVVFHRGETFDLRVASVPSIFSKASTVYNPIIYVFMNKQFRSCMMKLIFCGKSPFGDEDDASSQVTQVSSVSTSQVAPA; from the exons atgcataaaaagtgGAAAGGCAGCCAGGAGCAGGAGCTCCCTGAAGATTTCTATATTCCCATTCCTCTTGAAACCAGCAATATCACATTACTAAGCCCTTTCCTTGTACCTCAGGTCCACTTGGCCAGCTCAGGAGTTTTCATGAGTATGGCAGCATTTATGTTCTTTTTGGTCATTACTGGACTACCCATCAACCTGCTCACTGTAGTCTGTACTTTCAAGTACAAGAAGCTCCGATCACACCTCAACTACATCCTGGTCAACTTAGCAGTGGCAAACCTGCTGGTGGTCTCTGTGGGTTCCACCACTGCCTTCTACAGTTTCTTCAGAATGTTCTTCAGCTTGGGGGCCACAGCATGCAAAATTGAAGGCTTTGTGGCCACAGTGGGAG GAATGGTGAGCCTCTGGTCTCTGGCTGTGATTGCATTTGAACGATTCCTGGTGATATGCAAACCTGTGGGCAACTTCACCTTTAAAAGCTCGCATGCCATCATGGGTTGTGTGTTCACCTGGATTATGGCACTGATTGCCTCTGCACCTCCCCTGTTTGGTTGGAGCCG GTACATCCCAGAAGGCTTGCAGTGCTCCTGTGGTCCAGACTGGTACACAACCAACAACAAATACAATAATGAATCCTATGTTATGttcctattttgtttttgttttggggtGCCTTTCACAACCATTGTGTTCTGCTACACCAAACTGCTCCTCACCCTCCGATCG GTGGCAAAGTCACAGGAGCAGTCTGCCACCACTCAGAAGGCTGAACGCGAGGTGACAAAAATGGTTGTTGTGATGGTCCTGGGCTTTCTGGTGTGCTGGCTACCTTATGCTTCGTTCTCACTCTGGGTGGTCTTTCACCGCGGGGAAACATTTGATCTCAGGGTGGCCAGTGTTCCCTCTATCTTCTCTAAAGCCTCCACAGTCTATAACCCCATTATCTACGTTTTCATGAACAAGCAG TTCCGCTCTTGCATGATGAAGCTGATTTTCTGTGGAAAGAGCCCTTTCGGGGATGAAGACGACGCCTCTTCACAAGTCACTCAAGTTTCTTCCGTCTCCACAAGTCAGGTCGCACCAGCATAG